One genomic region from Sphingomicrobium aestuariivivum encodes:
- a CDS encoding heparinase II/III family protein produces the protein MFEGGWLGRLLGGRRQSLRLAAVARDHVEGDRQIGEALGKGVLFHDGERYSLKGLDFAALDLAKPIHRHLHGFAWLRDLAAASGREQGARLGEAVIRRWLAQHGGEPDAAWAPDLMGERLLFWMAYAPYILSSRDENYRAALLNAMARAARHLGEHADKVAPGLPRITAWSGMTAACLCMEGDLPRVARAEAGLMRALAQGQHEDGGLISRRPWEQAQLVDRLGLVRAAYFAAKQTLPDALEDAAGAALAALHGVRMGDGGLASWQGGHPGDPQQLNALVEGCGMRARPLRKPRGWGYHRLSALGTVVQLDGAAPPTPPHAAAAHSSALAIELCDGEQRLVMSCGGPADRPDRLPPPLVAGLRGSDAHSGLVLDGANATQLDEDGAPKKGLPEVDVERREDDHFSRLTATHDGYLKRYGLIHERKLALANDGKEVRGEDNLAPEGRRLRRKTLPFLLRFHLSPDVEVIPTADGQGALLRPKAAPPWQFRCTGGSLSLDQSLVIGPGARPINSTQLVIASEAGKEGATVNWQFRRSS, from the coding sequence ATGTTCGAGGGCGGCTGGCTTGGTCGGCTGCTCGGGGGCAGGCGCCAGTCGTTGCGGCTGGCGGCGGTGGCGCGCGACCATGTCGAGGGCGACCGGCAGATCGGCGAAGCGCTCGGCAAGGGCGTGCTTTTCCACGACGGCGAACGCTACTCTCTGAAAGGGCTCGACTTTGCCGCGCTCGATCTGGCGAAACCGATCCACCGCCATCTCCACGGCTTTGCGTGGCTGCGCGATCTCGCCGCCGCGAGCGGCCGCGAACAGGGAGCACGGCTCGGCGAGGCGGTGATCCGCCGCTGGCTCGCCCAGCATGGCGGCGAACCCGATGCCGCCTGGGCGCCCGACCTGATGGGAGAGCGGCTCCTCTTCTGGATGGCCTATGCGCCCTACATCCTGTCGAGCCGCGACGAGAATTACCGCGCTGCGCTGCTCAATGCGATGGCGCGCGCTGCGCGGCACCTCGGCGAACATGCCGACAAGGTCGCGCCCGGCCTGCCGCGCATCACCGCTTGGAGCGGCATGACCGCCGCCTGCCTGTGCATGGAAGGCGATTTGCCGCGCGTCGCCCGCGCCGAAGCGGGTCTCATGCGCGCATTGGCGCAGGGCCAGCACGAGGATGGCGGCCTGATCAGCCGCCGCCCGTGGGAGCAGGCGCAGCTGGTCGACCGCCTCGGCCTCGTCCGCGCTGCCTATTTCGCTGCCAAGCAGACGCTGCCCGACGCGCTCGAGGATGCCGCCGGCGCCGCGCTCGCCGCGCTCCACGGGGTGCGGATGGGCGATGGCGGGCTGGCCAGCTGGCAGGGCGGCCACCCGGGCGATCCGCAACAGCTCAATGCGCTGGTCGAGGGCTGCGGCATGCGCGCACGGCCCCTGCGCAAGCCCCGCGGCTGGGGCTATCACCGCCTCTCCGCGCTCGGCACGGTGGTCCAGCTCGACGGCGCTGCCCCGCCGACACCCCCGCATGCCGCCGCCGCCCACAGCAGCGCCCTCGCCATCGAGTTGTGCGACGGCGAGCAGCGCCTCGTCATGAGCTGTGGCGGCCCCGCCGACCGCCCCGACCGCTTGCCGCCGCCGCTAGTCGCGGGGCTGCGCGGGTCGGATGCGCATTCGGGGCTCGTCCTCGATGGGGCCAACGCGACGCAGCTCGATGAGGACGGCGCGCCCAAGAAGGGCCTGCCCGAAGTCGACGTCGAGCGCCGCGAGGACGATCATTTCAGCCGCCTCACCGCGACCCATGACGGCTATCTCAAGCGTTACGGCCTTATCCACGAGCGCAAGCTCGCGCTTGCCAATGACGGTAAGGAAGTGCGCGGCGAGGACAATCTAGCGCCGGAGGGCCGCCGCCTCAGGCGCAAGACCCTGCCCTTCCTCCTTCGCTTCCATCTCTCGCCCGACGTCGAGGTCATCCCGACCGCCGACGGGCAGGGCGCGCTCCTGCGTCCCAAGGCCGCGCCGCCATGGCAGTTCCGCTGTACCGGCGGCAGCCTGTCGCTCGACCAGAGCCTCGTCATCGGCCCCGGCGCGCGGCCCATCAATTCGACCCAACTTGTCATCGCTTCGGAAGCGGGCAAGGAGGGCGCCACCGTCAACTGGCAATTCCGCCGCTCCAGCTAG
- the rpe gene encoding ribulose-phosphate 3-epimerase: protein MTIISPSILSADFAKLGEEVRAIDEAGADWIHVDVMDGHFVPNITIGPAVVKALRPHTDKPFDVHLMISPVDQYLEDFAEAGADILTIHPEAGPHAHRSLQKIRSLGKKAGVVLNPGTSESAIDYLIEQADLVLVMSVNPGFGGQKFIHDQLRKIERIANLKEQRGLDFHLEVDGGVDPDTAPKCKEAGATALVAGSAVFRGGPDAYASNIAALKNA from the coding sequence ATGACGATCATCTCTCCCTCGATCCTCTCCGCCGATTTCGCCAAATTGGGCGAAGAGGTCCGCGCCATCGACGAAGCCGGTGCCGACTGGATCCATGTCGACGTGATGGACGGCCATTTCGTGCCCAACATCACCATCGGTCCGGCGGTGGTGAAGGCGCTCCGTCCGCACACCGACAAGCCCTTCGACGTCCACCTGATGATCAGCCCCGTCGACCAATATCTCGAGGACTTTGCCGAGGCGGGTGCGGACATATTGACGATCCATCCCGAAGCGGGGCCGCATGCGCACCGCTCGCTCCAGAAGATCCGCTCGCTCGGCAAGAAGGCGGGCGTGGTTCTCAACCCCGGTACCAGCGAGAGCGCGATCGATTACCTGATCGAACAGGCCGACCTCGTCCTCGTGATGAGCGTCAATCCCGGTTTTGGCGGGCAGAAGTTCATCCACGACCAGCTCCGCAAGATCGAGCGCATCGCCAATCTTAAGGAACAGCGCGGGCTCGACTTCCACCTCGAGGTCGATGGCGGGGTCGATCCCGATACCGCGCCCAAATGCAAGGAGGCCGGTGCCACCGCGCTGGTCGCGGGCTCGGCGGTCTTCCGCGGGGGTCCGGACGCCTACGCTTCCAACATCGCGGCACTGAAGAACGCCTGA
- the purH gene encoding bifunctional phosphoribosylaminoimidazolecarboxamide formyltransferase/IMP cyclohydrolase, whose protein sequence is MATHTPIRRALLSLSDKEGLEPLARALAAHGAELVSTGGTAKAMREMGLEVKDVADLTGFPEMMDGRVKTLHPKVHGGILARRDKQDHLDAMEAHDIGPIDMVVINLYPFEQTVASGADRETIIENIDIGGPAMVRSAAKNHASVAVVTDPADYDAVIGEIEGHGGLTQEFRTMLAHKAYALTASYDAAISSWFAFADLGQGYPETRSIAMTKADELRYGENPHQKAALYIPQAVRPGLAGATQVQGKALSYNNLNDADAAYELIAEFRDGPPACVIVKHANPCGVAQAADLLTAWNDALQCDSVSAFGGIVAVNRPLDEDTARAITDIFTEVVVAPDADDAAKAVFAKKKNLRLLLTGELPDPARPGQMFKPIAGGILIQDRDNGMIRQEDLKVVTKRQPTEQELKDCLFAWTVAKHVKSNAIVYAKDGATAGIGAGQMNRRDSARIAAIKAKEAAETHGFGEARTIGSAVASDAFFPFADGLISAAEAGATAVIQPGGSIRDEEVIAAADEAGLAMVFTGMRHFRH, encoded by the coding sequence ATGGCCACCCACACCCCCATTCGCCGCGCGCTGCTTTCGCTTTCGGACAAGGAGGGGTTGGAGCCGCTCGCGCGCGCGCTGGCCGCGCATGGCGCCGAACTGGTTTCGACCGGCGGCACCGCCAAGGCGATGCGCGAGATGGGCCTCGAGGTGAAGGACGTCGCCGACCTCACCGGCTTTCCCGAGATGATGGACGGGCGCGTGAAGACGCTCCACCCCAAGGTGCATGGCGGCATCCTCGCCCGCCGCGACAAGCAGGACCATCTCGACGCGATGGAAGCGCATGACATCGGGCCGATCGATATGGTGGTGATCAACCTCTATCCGTTCGAACAGACGGTGGCCTCCGGCGCGGACCGCGAGACGATCATCGAGAATATCGACATCGGTGGCCCCGCGATGGTGCGCTCGGCGGCCAAGAACCACGCCTCGGTCGCGGTCGTCACCGACCCCGCCGACTATGACGCGGTCATCGGCGAGATCGAGGGGCATGGCGGCCTCACGCAGGAATTCCGCACCATGCTCGCGCACAAGGCCTATGCGCTGACCGCGAGCTACGATGCCGCCATCTCGAGCTGGTTCGCCTTCGCCGACCTCGGACAGGGCTATCCCGAGACCCGCTCGATCGCGATGACCAAGGCCGACGAGCTGCGTTATGGCGAGAACCCGCACCAGAAGGCCGCGCTCTACATCCCGCAGGCGGTCCGTCCCGGCCTCGCCGGCGCTACCCAAGTGCAGGGCAAGGCGCTGAGCTACAACAACCTCAACGACGCCGACGCGGCCTACGAGCTGATCGCCGAGTTCCGCGACGGTCCCCCTGCCTGCGTCATCGTCAAGCACGCCAACCCTTGCGGCGTCGCGCAGGCCGCCGACCTCCTCACCGCCTGGAACGACGCGCTCCAGTGCGACAGCGTTTCGGCCTTCGGCGGCATCGTCGCGGTCAACCGCCCGCTCGACGAAGACACCGCCCGCGCCATCACCGACATTTTCACGGAAGTCGTGGTGGCGCCGGACGCCGATGACGCCGCGAAGGCCGTCTTCGCCAAGAAGAAGAACCTGCGCCTGCTGCTGACCGGCGAGCTCCCCGACCCGGCGCGCCCGGGGCAGATGTTCAAGCCCATCGCGGGCGGCATCCTCATCCAGGACCGTGACAATGGCATGATCCGCCAAGAAGACCTCAAGGTCGTCACCAAACGCCAGCCGACCGAACAGGAGCTGAAAGACTGCCTCTTCGCCTGGACGGTGGCCAAGCACGTCAAATCCAACGCCATCGTCTATGCCAAGGACGGCGCGACGGCGGGGATCGGCGCGGGCCAGATGAACCGCCGCGACTCAGCGCGCATCGCCGCGATCAAAGCGAAGGAAGCCGCCGAAACGCATGGCTTCGGCGAAGCGCGCACCATCGGCAGCGCGGTCGCCTCCGATGCCTTCTTCCCCTTCGCCGACGGCCTCATCTCGGCCGCCGAAGCGGGTGCCACGGCAGTGATCCAGCCGGGCGGGTCGATCCGCGACGAGGAAGTCATCGCTGCTGCCGACGAGGCGGGGCTGGCGATGGTCTTCACGGGGATGCGCCACTTCCG